A window of Bacillus sp. BGMRC 2118 genomic DNA:
GAAGCCGGGAAAATTATCAATGGAAGAATATGAAATGGTTAAAAAACATACAACGGATGGATTTAATTTGCTAAGGAATTTACCGAATGTACCATTGACGGCAGCTCACTGCGCTCTGCAACACCATGAACGACTTGATGGTTCAGGGTATCCACGTGGGATAAGTGGGGATGAGATACACCTATTTGGAAAAATTCTGGCAGTAGCAGATGTCTTTGATGCGGTAACAACGAACCGTGTATACAGGCAAGCCATGCTTCCGCATGAAGGACTGGAGATATTATATGGCGGTACTGGTATACACTTTGATCCCAAAATGGTGGAAGCATTCCGAAATGCTGTTGCGATCTATCCGGTAGGTTTGTCTGTTACGTTTAATGATGGTAGAACGGGAATTGTTTCAACACAAAATCCTGGATATTGTGATCGCCCAATCGTAAGAATTTTAGAAGAAAATGGTGTAGAAGTTGAACCGTATGAGGTAGATCTAAAAGAGGACCTTGGTGTTATGATTACCAAATGTAGCTTAGAAGCAGAATCAGCATAGCG
This region includes:
- a CDS encoding HD-GYP domain-containing protein, whose product is MKLVATTSIKPGTTLSKAIKNQKGQVLINEGVPLTERMIMRLLDYRISFVYIDEEKTKDIEAKGTISDETYSKAIQTIENTFNELKSEGGMTNSFVIEKATKQFTDVIQSVLSELKGNEELFTLLSNVIVHDHYIFTHSFNVTLYSLAIGIKLNLSEKQLEALGLGALLHDVGKMLIPHDILLKPGKLSMEEYEMVKKHTTDGFNLLRNLPNVPLTAAHCALQHHERLDGSGYPRGISGDEIHLFGKILAVADVFDAVTTNRVYRQAMLPHEGLEILYGGTGIHFDPKMVEAFRNAVAIYPVGLSVTFNDGRTGIVSTQNPGYCDRPIVRILEENGVEVEPYEVDLKEDLGVMITKCSLEAESA